The Eubacterium maltosivorans genome includes the window GCCATGAGCTCCTGAAGCAGCCGCTTGATGCCAGTGTCTGCAAACTGGTATACATTGTTCTGGTTGACTGCTGTTCTCTGATAGGGCAGAAGAATGTGCAGCATGCCCGCCACCTTAAGCTGGTGATCGTAAAGACAGATACCCACACAGGAGCCTAAAGCATATGAAATTAAAACAGCCGGGCTTTCTGCCACCTTGCCATCGGCGATTCCTACAATGATTTTTTCCATTTATCCGTTTAACACCTGAAGAATTTTATCAAGCGTTTCAATCTCAGGCAGAAACAGCACATGACTGGTAAAGTCATTGCCTTCGACACTGAACTTATTTTCGATGAGCATGAGCTCATCACTCAAATTGGCAAAATGGATCATGGGTACGCTTAAAATCGCGCCGATCATGTCACAGCAGATGTCTGGCACAGATACGTGCACCTTTACCCCCATCAGCTGTGCCAGGGCGTTGATGTAGGCGCCGCACATCACATTGCCAATCTCGCAGACGGCGGAGCTGCTCATCTCATCCAGGGCTACCAGCTCCCGCTCTTCCTCGCCCAGCAGGGCGTTCAGGATGTTCTGTGTAAAGGTCTCATCCAGCAGAAACATGAAAATTCCGGACAGGTCCCCGCTGATTTCTAACATGATGCCTGTTCCCAGTGTCTCGGGGCCGCCCAGCAGCTCGGGCGTGTCCTGATAATTGACGATGCGTATCGCGGGCAGGCCAACGGAAAAAGTTTTTCCCACCATGGCGGAAAGGGCTGTGATGGCGTTGCCGGTACCGATATTGCCGATTTCTTTAAGCATATCTTCTGAAGCGGCGTCCATGTCTGAGTATTTCATCATGTGTTGTCACCGCCTCTTTTTTTGCCAAGGGCGGTTTCCACTGCCTGGATAATCTGTTCGGGCTTAAAGGGCTTGACGATAAAGTCTAAGGCTCCGCTCTGCACAGCCTCCAGAATCATGGCCTCCTGGCCGACGGCAGAGCACATAACCACTACCGCGTCCGGGTCTTCCTTTACAATGGACTTAAGGGCTTCGATGCCGTTCATCTCTGGCATGGAGATATCCATCAACACTGCATCGGGCTTTTCGGCTTCGTAGACCGCGCAGGCCTCTACGCCATTGGCAGCTTCAAAAATCTGTGTGTAGCCTGCTTCGCTTAGTATTTTCTTTAACATGGCCCGCATAAAGAGCGCGTCATCTACGATTAATATTTTATTCTGCATTCCCATGTCTCCTGTTTACTCAAATTCAAATTGCTCTACCAAGTTTTTAAGCAGCTGTGCCTGGGCGGATAATTCCTCGCTGGCGGCCGCGCTTTCCTCCGATGTCGCCGAGTTGCTCTGTACGATTTCGGATATGAGCTCGATGCTGCTGCGTATCTGGGCGATGGCCTCGGCCTGCCGGGTGGAAGCTTCGGATATTTTATCGACCACACCGCTTACCTCCTGGGCGCCGTCCACAACCTTTACCAGTGATCTGCCGGTCTCGTCGGCAACAGCCATGCCTTCTTCCACGCTTTCGTTATTTTTGAGCGCCAGCTCTGCGGTCATCTTAGAAGCCTCGGCAGCTTTGGCGGCCAGCCGCCTCACCTCGTTGGCGACCACGGCAAAGCCGCGTCCGGCGTCTCCGGCGCGGGCCGCCTCAACTGAGGCGTTGAGGGCCAGAATATTGGTCTGGAAGGCAATATCCTCAATCTCCTTGACAATGCCGGTGATCTCGCTGGAATTCTTTTTAATCTGGGTAATGCATTGGATAAGCTCCTGCATCTGAGTATTACTGTCCAGTATCTGGCAGCCCACCTCGTCGGCAATGCGGCTTGAATTGACTGCGTCATCGGCATTATTTTGTACACTTTCGGATATATCGTTGATGCTGGAGGCCAGCTCCTCAATGGACCCTGCCTGCTCTGATGCGCCCTGGGCCAGAAGCTGTGCCCCGTTTGACACCTGCTCTGCCCCTCCGGCTACCTGCTCGGCGCTGCTTCCAATCTGCTGGAGAGAATCCTTTAACAGTGCCGAGATTTTTTCCATGGCTTTATTGACAGCGATAAAATCGCCCTTAAACTGCATGTCTGTTTTATAATCCAGATGTCCCTCACCCAGGGCGGTCAACACCTTCTGTATTTCTTCCACATAGCTGCTGAGCGCCGCGGCGGTTTCCCGTATACTGTCGGACAACTGGCCAAATTCATTCTTGGACGTATATTCAAGATCAATTTTCAGTCTGCCCTCGGAGATGTCCTTAGCGGCTTCCTGTACTTTTTTGATGGGCTCTGTAATGCTTCGGCTGATGTAAAACCACATAAGGCAGGTG containing:
- a CDS encoding methyl-accepting chemotaxis protein; translated protein: MKKKIENLSTATKLLLSFACIIVFYIGTVVAAAFGIKSVGGTLREFYDKPYQVATTTLTMRSAIQGVGRDLLCVASGINEAESQTYLEEAKSYIALIESGMEELDRDYTEEEALFTEVEKQIASLKPARNEMIRLLEQGNKEKALELYRVEYEPQAKITRDALESLGNAAEEDVQKYLGSAQGVENRMLIVLVSMAAVILVITCLMWFYISRSITEPIKKVQEAAKDISEGRLKIDLEYTSKNEFGQLSDSIRETAAALSSYVEEIQKVLTALGEGHLDYKTDMQFKGDFIAVNKAMEKISALLKDSLQQIGSSAEQVAGGAEQVSNGAQLLAQGASEQAGSIEELASSINDISESVQNNADDAVNSSRIADEVGCQILDSNTQMQELIQCITQIKKNSSEITGIVKEIEDIAFQTNILALNASVEAARAGDAGRGFAVVANEVRRLAAKAAEASKMTAELALKNNESVEEGMAVADETGRSLVKVVDGAQEVSGVVDKISEASTRQAEAIAQIRSSIELISEIVQSNSATSEESAAASEELSAQAQLLKNLVEQFEFE
- a CDS encoding response regulator — encoded protein: MQNKILIVDDALFMRAMLKKILSEAGYTQIFEAANGVEACAVYEAEKPDAVLMDISMPEMNGIEALKSIVKEDPDAVVVMCSAVGQEAMILEAVQSGALDFIVKPFKPEQIIQAVETALGKKRGGDNT
- a CDS encoding chemotaxis protein CheC, yielding MMKYSDMDAASEDMLKEIGNIGTGNAITALSAMVGKTFSVGLPAIRIVNYQDTPELLGGPETLGTGIMLEISGDLSGIFMFLLDETFTQNILNALLGEEERELVALDEMSSSAVCEIGNVMCGAYINALAQLMGVKVHVSVPDICCDMIGAILSVPMIHFANLSDELMLIENKFSVEGNDFTSHVLFLPEIETLDKILQVLNG